In the Puntigrus tetrazona isolate hp1 chromosome 19, ASM1883169v1, whole genome shotgun sequence genome, GCCATCATCATGTGTGAAACTGAAATGAGCAGACTGCTTACGCTCACACAGCGGGCAAACATGGTGTATGTGCATCTCTCTGCAGGAGCGCAGGGCAGGAAACCATCTGTGGATGTTGTTAGAAATAGTCTTTACCCACTCGACCTTCTGTACTTTCACATTTTAGCCCAGGAGTCGTTGcgattatgtaaacaaactgaGAGCAAGTCTTCGGTAGTCCCTCGAAGACATGAATGAATATTCACCATTTATGAAGGGAAAGACATGCGCGTAAATCCATAAACGTTTTCCCAGGAACGCCCCTTCTTTCAACACGCGCCCTACAACCGCAAAGTGATGGAAAATCTGACTCCTTTCGCGAATCGGTTCTTTCGAACAGTTCGTTTAAATGCATCGAACGTAGCTGTTCTTTACGTCATGACGTAATTGTTCTTCAATATTACGTATTTAACTCACAAAGGTCAGTTGTATCTAAAGAAAATATCCGCGTGTGCGCTACTAAAGTTAATCTATTACATAGCCGCCTAGTTTACGTGCAGCGTCTTGAATTAAACGCGATTCATTAAACTCTAACAGAATTCGAGGCTGTGCGAACCGGCTCGACCGAACCACCGAAAGATCCGAATCCAACGAATGATTCGTTCACACATCAGACATCGCCAGACCGTAATGTGGCGGAAAGCGAAGAGAGTGACCACAGAGGTGTGCAGAGCCTCTTTGTCCAAACACACCGAATGACGGTCTGTCCGTAAAGAGCCATTCACGCGGGCGTGAGATGAATAAATCATTACCCTTTTTCTCTATTAATGAACGTCAGAAATTAACACCTCGGCTCGCTCCCCGTGGAGGGAGAAGCGCTTCCGATGCCCGATTATTAAATGGAAACGAGGATGGATGCTTGTAGGAAATCTAGGGTTTTGCACGCCGCCCGAGCGTTTAGTGTTCAAACGCTCGCGTTCTAACGAACGCCAAAAGCAGAAATGGTGACACacgaataagaaaaaaaaaacgatgaacCTCGGACACATACACCCCGAAGCCGACGGACAGAATAATGACGGACATTTGGACCTCCTTACCGTATAACGGCGGTGCCCCGTTACAGAGGCGGGGATGCGCTGGCTCTCAATCCTGAAAAACACGCCTCTCCGCCGGCCACAGCAACACCGACTCTCGGCCCGTTTTGCACCGACCCGGTAGACAGAGGAGCAGTATGGAGACCGTGATTCGGTAATGGCTGTCTATTCCCCTCCTTTCATATCCCTCCttctctcccgctctctctttctccggccccctcctcctcctcctcctcttcctcactctctcttttctcatcCACCCTTAGGCCCAGCCCTCTCTAACGATGATGATGGTTTTAATAATGCTTCGTTATGAGCGTTAAACAGAAAAAGCCTAATCAAATTCAGTCAAAATTCACATCAATTAAACATAATCTCGTTTCAATCTGAAATTCAGTATATAAGGACTGCAacactttaaatgcagtttttaccAGATGGTTTGAAAGGTGGTTCGTTGGACTGGATTTAAGAGGCTGGGAGACCAAGGCTATCAACAGGCATACTCTGTGATAAATGTGACCACATCGGCTACACTAACATTTCCGAGATTTCCCCTTTCAAGCACACTAATGGCATTATTAGTACTTTTGCAGTAGCCCATAAAAAACTGATAAGCGTCTGTCCTGGTTGAGCTGGAATTCAGTGAGAGAGTGAAGGATTAACTGCTGCTGGTGGACTGATCAAACAAAACCCATCACACAGGAGCGGCTAGAAATACCACTGGACATCCTgtggactctctctctctctctcagagttGAACTCCGGTTTATAATATTATCACATGAAGACAAACACGATTTAAAACGACGCCGGTCTGTTTAGAGCCAGCTTTTGACATTAAGCAGGCTAAACTGAACCCATGTGATGGTCTGCATGTCTTCAGCCCGCTCGGGCTCTCCACTTTTGCTCACACCGAGCTCTCAGCAGAAGTGTATGTTATTAAAGCGGTTTACGAGCCGTACTccatttatttggaaaaaaaaaaaagtctgggTAGTATAAAAGTAATTTCCCTGGTGTGATGcttcatttattagtttttaaatcaacGGTTAATCAAAGCTCAAAAATAGTGGTTTGTTGCTGCCACCCACCGACCAGCATTCCTAACAACTAATCTTGGCTTTGTAATGTGTTTGGGATGTCGGGCGGATTGATGCATTCGTATTAAGCTTTCAGCTGGAATCTGTCCCATGGGAAGCTTAACCAAACCACTTATAAAGACAGTTAGTGTAGAACCAGACTGAATATATATGTTACAAATAATCAGACGGTCTCGTGCTACCTGAAGggtaaattatatatgtatacacacacacactataaataCTTGATATGGATTACCTagtaaactataaaataaactataatccaaatacaatttttgaaacacacacacacaccaaccaagatgtaaaaaaatcatatttctatttcccttcataaataataattggtATTAATAATCTGGAATGACAAAAATGACTACAATATGCTCCTGAACAAAATCTTAAGGCCAGGGGAAACATTAcaagtattcatatttcacGCTGGTGGATCGTAACCAGGTTGTAAGTACTGCTTCAGAATAAAGAGGAAACAGGaccaagagacaaaaaatagaaaaagacgACATTTAAACTCAAACAGGCTGCTCATCAGCTGATCAAAAGTTTAAAACCATAgcctttgaaaaattaaaatctgcacaaaaatgacagaaaaacatgacaGTGTTACTTCCTGAAGAACAATGACATGAAAGCCGCATTTTTGTGAAGAACAATAACTTTTGAAAGCCGCATTTTTGTGGAGACTTTAACTTTTTAAGGCCAATGATTTAGTTTAAATGCAGTTGTCCACAAATTGCCTGTTTACAATTTTTCTTTCGATCTACAGGCGCGAAATATGAATACTTCTAATGTATATCAGCATTTGTCATAATAACAGCAGAAATATTGTAGCTTATGGGGGAGGGCTTTAAATATTGTGCTTTTGAGtagaatgaatatatatatatatatatatatatatatatatatatatatatatatatatatatatcaccacTGCAATAAATTGAATTGTTTTAtgaatttctaaaataaaatcattctataaaatgaaatgatttgatGAAGTAGAAGATTACCAATTATCTGTTTAATTGACTGAaaacaaatgcttaaaatgtCTTCTTCTGTGCTCCacggaaaaaaaagacatccgTGAACGACgtgagggcgagtaaataacGTCAGAGGAACAAAACGAGCCGTCCCTTTAAAACTCGTATTGCATATTTACACTAAACACGAAAACAGACAGCGTACGGACAACCACGCTTACATAGAATCATAGTATTTATTTTGCGAACATTAAACAACGTTGATACAGCAGtgatattataatacataaagCGAGGAAGCAACTGTACAACAGTGGGACTTGCTCTCAGGGCTGGCCCTGCTCGTTGCCTGTATGGTGTGGAGGGGGTGCGTAAGCTCCCTCTTTAATCATCTTGTCCCTCTGCTTACGGACCTCATATAAGCGCTGTTGCTGTAAAGGAGTCATAACAGCGTTAGCCATGTCAAGAgcattaaatgcattgctttaGCGTTTCCGAAAATGCTTACGGTCTTCAGGCGGTGCATGCACTCGAACAAGTCTTCCAGCTCGAGCTTGCATTCCTTTTTGGCCCGGATTTGGCCGATGCCGTCGGCGCACTCTATCCACTCTTTCTCGAAGGCATGGCAACGAGAGGCCCGCTTCATTGGCTGCTCCCCGGTCTGATTCAAGAGCCACTGGTCCACGTTAATACCCAAGTTAAGGAACGGCATGATGCTTGGAGGAACTGAAGAGAAGCATTTCGTGTGAAACAAATGCAATAACTCAATCGAGCTCAAGAACGCTGAACAGAGCAGTTATTCATTTGTACATTATATTACGCCTCAAGGTTTAGACATGGCTAGCGAAGTGGTCACACGAAGTTACTTAATATCTCCTAAACTTGTTTGTTATCGACTGGCATCATGCCCAAATGTTTGTTGTTGACAGCGGACATGCCTAAATtgttattcaaaataatgtagTCACGTGCTTTTATGAAGGTAAAGGTCAATTTTAAAGACTTCTTCAAGACGAAGCAACATCAGtgttcttaaaatgtattaacaaatAGTTAAAAACTACCAAACAagccattacttttttttttttaaactcattttacgcatgcacacacacacacaatcaaagaGAATACTTCTGTGCCCAACCAATAAAATAAggaaataacaataaactttCACTGTACgtgcaaaaacatgtttatgtcTAAAGTTTTTTATGTCTAAAGACAGATTTACTTGAAATGACGAGACaagaagtcttgttttctgagaaattgattaaaaaaaatgaattgagcTTATgattacaacaaaaacaaacatctgcGAATGAGCTTGGAATTTTTTTGAAGAGTTTTCACAGGCAAGTATACACTtatctatatagatatatatattttttccacctTTTGGTTTTTGATGTAAAGAAGGTTAGACATTTGTATTGTAAACCATTTTTTACATGGAAGCCGTAACTTGTGTAACTGAATGCCATAACCtaatgttcaaataaattacTTAACCGCTCCAATTTTAGAGATTTAATGCTTTACTTTGCGAAAGGGCCTGTTTAAGACCGAGACAGAAGTTCAATAACGAGTTAATGTTATTCGTTGGCTGGCAGTAAAAAGGCGAGCTGTCAGGTCAGTTAGAAGTACGTTTAACGTTCGCGGACTTGTTTATTTCACATTACGAGTGCAACGTAGCACAAGTGTACAGATAATCGTACTCTTGCTG is a window encoding:
- the ndufs5 gene encoding NADH dehydrogenase [ubiquinone] iron-sulfur protein 5 translates to MPFLNLGINVDQWLLNQTGEQPMKRASRCHAFEKEWIECADGIGQIRAKKECKLELEDLFECMHRLKTQQRLYEVRKQRDKMIKEGAYAPPPHHTGNEQGQP